The stretch of DNA GTTTCGGCAAGTGTCGGATGCAATCGAGGAGGGGGATGAGGCCGGATTACGGGAGTGGTTTGCGGGAAAGCTGGTTATCCTGGTGCATGCCTGGCTGGGGGCCGACAAGCGTTGGACGCCGTATGAAGCGAACGTGCCGGGCGGCTTTATTCTAGCTGATGTCGCTAACACAATTTTAACCCAGCAAGGTCTGCGCCAGATCGGCACATCAGCAGGCTGGTTGCTGACCCTCTTCCTCGGCTTGGGAGCCGCTGCTGCTGTGACGCTCCTCCCGGGATGGGGCGGACCAGTGGCGGCGGGTGTGCTTGGCGCAGGCTATACGGCGGTCACGTTCGTGGTCATGGGGTTCGGCGAGCTCGTGCTCCCGGTCCTGTCGCCCCTCGTGGCCGTGAGCATTGCGTCGCTGCTCGCGCTCGGCTGGACGCGACAGCATGCCGCGTTGCGTGTGACCCACTTAGAACAGGAACAGCTCGCCTTGCATCGTGCCCTGGCGACGAAACAGACGCTGCTTGCGCAGCATGAATCGCGCGCCTATCAGTTGGAGGAAGACGTCGTGACGGCGAAGGCCGACGCGGCGGAGGGCACATATCGACAAACGTCACTTGAGCGGACGATCGCGTCGTTGCACCAACAATTGCACGGGGCGAAGCGAGAGGCTGACGAAGCGAGAGGGACGGTGACGGCGCTGGAAGAGAAACTGGTGTCGGCGCAGGCAGAGGTGACGCAGGGCGCCGATCAGCAAACGTCGCTCGAACGGACCATCGCATCATTGCAGCAGCAATTGCAGGGGGCACAGCGCGAAGCCGACGAGACGAGGCAGGCGGTGACAGCGCTGGAAGGGAGGCTGGCGTCGGTAAAGGCGGAGGTGACGCAGGGCGCCGATCAGCAAACGTCGCTTGAACGGACCATCGCATCATTGCAGCAGCAATTGCAGGGGGCACAGCGTGAAGCCGACGAGACGAGGCAGGCGGTGACAGCGCTGGAAGGGAGGCTGGCGTCGGTAAAGGCGGTAGAGCCTGGCCGTGGGGCGACGGGAACGGCTGAGCAGGAAGATGTCCGGCAAGAGTGCGCCCGGTTCGGTATTCTGACGAGAGATCCGATTCTGCTGCGCTGTTGGAAGGATCTCAAAAAAGCAGCTGATACCTCGATTCCGATCCTGATACTGGGCGAAGCGGGAACCGGGAAAGAGTTGTTTGCCCAGGCTGCCCACCGGCTGAGCGCACGGTCAGCACGCCCGTTTGTGCCGGTCAATATGGCGGCGGTGCCTCCGGACCTCTTCGAGAGCCAGCTCTTCGGCCATGTCCGCGGTTCGTTCAGTGGTGCGGTGCACGATCATGAGGGGTATTTTCTGCAGGCTCACAACGGTACGATTTTTCTCGATGAAATCGGCGACTTGCGTCCGGACTTGCAGGCGAAATTGCTGCGTGTGTTGCAGGAAGGCGTGGTGACCCGAGTAGGGGATCGAAAATCCGTGGCGGTGGATGTGCGTGTGGTAGGCGCGACAAATCGAGAGCTCCTCCAAGGCATCGCGGAAGGGTGGTTTCGAGAGGACCTCTATTACCGGCTGCACGGCATCGAGCTTCGTCTGCCGCCGTTGCGGGATCGGCAAGGCGATATTGAAACACTGGCGATGAAGTTTATTGAGCAGGCGGCAGCGACGAACAGTCGCACGAAGATGGTCCTTTCGCAAGGAGCGTTGAATCGGCTCACAAGTTGGCCCTGGAAGGGCAACGTGCGAGAACTGAAACGGTGTCTTGAGAATGCGGTGATTCTGGCGGATGGCTCCTCCATCCTTGAGGAGGATCTGCGCTTGACGGGACCTGCGACTCTTGCACCAGGGGCTGTTCTCGTAGTGCCGGCGGCTGAGGCATCGGATGGGAATGGTGATCCGAAGAAAAGCGATCAGGTGTTACTGCGAGTGCTTCGCGACCACAGCTTTGATTTACAGGCGACGGGCGCGACTTTGGGATGGGATCGCAGTACGGTCATGCAACGCTTGAAGGGCATGTGCTTCCAGGCATTGGTCGAAGCCAAGGGCGATCAACGGAATGCGGCATCGAGTCTGGCGGGTCAACCGGGGCTCACCAGACTGGTGGAGGTGAAGCTGAACGAGTACAGCGTACATCTGAAAAAGGTCGTGGCGACATTTCCCTCCGAAGAGACTGCGGTAGCGGGATGCCGCAAACGATTCAAGAATTTGCCGGAGCGGTATCAGGACGCGCTGGCGACACTGGTCCGATTGCATATGAAAAGTGGAGGGTAGGCATCTGGTCGGCGGATGAGTGTGTGAAGGAAAATATACCGATGCTTCCTGTGTGGCGACTGACTGCATTCACGGTGTGTTGCATGTTGCTTGTATCGAGGCTGTAGCCTGAATCAATTCTGACGGTGCCTCCGTCCTAGGCATCATGGGTGCGGTCGTCCATGGTATTTCAGAACCTTTCCTGGCGGCGAGTGCGGCAGGGTTTGTGCCTTCTGTCCGTATAAACGATTTACGAGGGCCTCACCGTTTGGCCATCCATCGTTCAAAGGTTTTAATTAACTCCGATGCCATTTCACCACGGTGTCAGACGTCAGGCCGATGTTTACTGGAATCCGGAGGCTCCTCGTTCAGTAGAGTGATGGTTCCGGGCTGCCGTCGCGACGGCGATAAATCTCAAAAACTCCCAAATCATGGGCCAGTTTCCTTCTTCGTGATAACGTGCTTTGGAGTACTGTGATCCACGCAGCGGAGTCCGGCAGGAGTCCCTTTGCTCACAGGCAGACTGCAGGCTCTCGTCTAGGCGACAGGAGGCACCCATGGGCGTCCGCGATCGCGCGTACATGCACCACCGTGATTCCCTCGCGACCTCTCGCATGTCGACGCGACGAGTCATGGCGATCAGTCTGGTGCTGATCGGTCTTGTGTCCTGGTACCGGCTGACAGACACGGCCACGGACCAGGCGCGACCGAACATCCAACAGGCAGTGCCTGTCCCCGCCATCTCCCATAGTCCAGCTCGTTCCCCCGCTCATCCATACCAGCGCTATCTGGATGCCGTCGTGCCGGAGTCGGATACCCTCCGAGCGCTGGCCTACACCAAAGTCAAAGGCTGTCCGGCCGGTGATCGCACGTGCATGTTGACCGAACTGTATCGATTCGTTCAGCACGATATTGGCTACTTGGACGATCCTGTGGCGAGGGAGCACATTCAATCCCCACAGGCCACACTCCAAATTGGAGCGGGGGACTGTGAAGACCTCTCGATTCTCCTTGCCTCACTCCTCGACAATGTGGGGATTCCCAACTATCTTGTCTTTACGAATAACCACACGTATACCCTGGCTTGCGACGTGGATCCGAGCACGATGGCCCCGACACTCGCAGAGCGGTATGCCATCCAGCCACCGCCGGTCCAGCGAGACGAGACTCGCTCAATCCCCCCACATTCTCTCTCGGTGACCAGGCTCGATGCCACCACGCCGACGCAGGTGGGAATTGAATTCCATACCAATGGCCCACTGGATTGGATGGTCGTTCCATCACAAGAAGACGTCGAGGCCATTCAACAAGGTCGTCCCTATCAGACCTATCCGTCCTGTTCACGAGACGGCGTGACAAGCTTTCGTGCAACCTGCGTGATTCTGGTCGGCGCGCCGTTAGTGGCCTACAATCGTCACGAGACACCCGTTGAGCTGGCCATCAGACTACGCTATCAGATCGCACCGGTAGCACCCACGCTTCCACCCATCAAGACATATGCGCTCAACGACGCTCAATGCGTGCCGCTTGATCCATCCATCAAAGGCCAAGCCTATCCAGGGCAGATCATGCCGAGCGTTGTGACGGCCCCCTATAGGACCGCTGTGAATCGAGCAGGAAAAGTCGTCGCGCTCGATTCGGGCCCAACCGGCGACGACCCTGCGCACTTCCCCCTGCAGCCTCAAAGCCTAACTCGGTAGATAACGAAGCCAGTATCAGTACTGGCCTGTCCGTGAATGGCTCACTCCTAACTCGGTCATTCATGGTCCAGGCAAAGGTGGAGATAAATATGACGAAAGCACTTCCTGTAGTGATCGTATTGGTGACGGATGGATGCACGTCCTCAGCTCGGCTCACACAGGCGCAACTTCTGCAAAATCATTTCGCGGCATGCCCTGGAAACTATCAGGCTGCCGTGCAAGGGATTATGAGTCAGACACTGTTCGATCCCTGCAGCGCCGTCTATCGGTACATCTCTGTGGAGAAGTATGTCTGCAAAGGTCAGTTGCGGCATTTGATCATTGTTGACGTAAACGCCAAAAATCGCTTTGGAGGCTATGTCGGCGAGCATTTCTACCATTTCATGTGTTTTCCGAATAGGTCGATTCGAGGGGTGAATCAATGGGCGACAGGATTCGCCGTCGGCATCAAAGATATCGAAGATTAGGTCGCCCGATGAAGTTGTCACCGACATGAGAGAGAACCAGAGAGGAGTGTCACCAGGAAGCCGACGAATGCACGAGTCGCAGTCGCACAACGAATCAAAACCCTGCTTATGACCAGCAGAGTAAACAAGTTTATTATTCGGGTTGATTGCCACGACATTGAAAGTAAACGACTTTATTGCTGTTTACACGTAGTATCCTAAGACAACCAACGTCGCGTGAGCCTGAACCGAGGGGGACGCAGCTGAGGCTGCATCCCCCTCGTTGTTTGTGCTCGGTGTCTGGCAAACGCAGTTGATGACACGGTCGTCCCGGGAGGGGCGAGCTGTTTCGCGAGTGAGGCACCTCACTCGAGGAGGGAGTCGACGAGGGCCTGAATGGTCAGCGGCGCATTGCCTTCCGCCCGGTTGTTGACCAGCACATAGGTGGTTCGATTTTCTCGAGTGGCTTGTCGAACGAGCCGTACCGTGTCCTGTCGCATCTCCGGCAACTCACCCACAATCCTGTTGTAGGGTTCGGCGCGTGTCTTTGCCGCTTCATGCGTCATCTTGAGCGGGGTCTGGAGACGATATACGCTGAACGGTGCGGTGTAGGTCCCCATTCGCTGATGTTGTTCGGCGAGAGACGGCATGAAGGACCAGTGATTGTAGACATGCGCTACGCCATGGCGGCTGAGCACCTCGTGGTACTGAGGGCCCAGCAATCCGGCATTCCGGATTTCAACGGCATACCGGAAGTTTTTCGGAAGGCGCGCGAAGAATCCGTCCAGCCCGGTACAGAATTCCTCAATGGACAGCCCGTGGCGTTGAAACTCGAACAAGAATGGGCCGGTGTGCGGCCCAAATTGCGCATCGCGATAGGGCTGGAGGACAAGTTTGAGGAAGGCGTCCGCGTTTAGAAAGTTCGGATTCCGCTGTCCGGCTTTGATTCCATACCGAGGATGTGAGGCATAGGTGGGGATGGTAATCTCCTCCCAGACCTTGGCGCACATTTCAAAGTCTTCCGGGATCTGCGTCAGGTAGCGTGTGAGCTGGTTGGCCGTGGGAGGCCGGTAAAACGTCGCATCGTTCCCCACGGTGCGAAAGAGTGGCTCGCCGTTGTAGCGGTACTGACAGTATTCCCCGAGACAGTCTCGAGTGAAGCCGGTTTTCGTATAGGTGCGGGTATAGATCTGCCCCTTCCAGCCTTCATAGGTCCAGGTGGAGGTGCCGAAGCGGATCAGGGGAGAAGGTGTCATGTTGCTCAGTGTACGGTTCTGGCGCGTCCGCCTCAAGTGAGATGGTGTCCTCCGCGTCGGGAGCGGATAAGGGGCGAAGTCGTGTGACCGTCACCGTGACGGTGGCAAAATGTTCTTCCACCACACCGGTGACGAGGTAGGCCTGATCTGAGGCGAGGAGGTGGCAGTATCGCCGGTAGGTCTCGGGGAAAAAGGTCGCATCATAGAGACTGGTCTGGTCCTCGAAGGTGACGAACTCCATTGGCTCGCCTTTCTTCGTGGAGACGATTTTTTCCGTCACCATCCAACCGAGAAGGGTGACTTCTTTCCCGACATGCTGTGCCAGGTCTCGTGCCGGGAGGTGCGGCAGGCTAGCGACCACGTCGGTGAAGAGTTCCAGTGGATGCCTGCTCAGAGGAAAGCCGAACAGCTCCAGCTCCTGGCCGAGCTTCTGTTGAGCCGAGTACTCCGGTGGAATCGGCAGATACCCGATGGGTTTCTCTGACTGGGCGGCGAAGAGCCTCCAGATCAGCGCCGGTCGGGTCAGTTCTCCGGCAATGGCATCGAAGCAGCCCGCTTTGATGAGCAACGTGGCCTGAGCGATCTCGGGTTTCAGTCGGTCGAGAAAATCCTGTAGCGAGCGGTAGGCGCCGTGATCCTGTCGTTCCGTGACGATCCTTTGGGCGAACTCTTTGCGCAGGGCTTTGATCTGCATCAAGCCGACCCGGACGGCCCGACTCGATCCACGATAGGCCCAGTCGCTGGCGTTGATGTCCGGTGGAAGGATCGTGAGCCCCATGCGCCGTCCTTCCGACAGATAGGCGAAAGCCGAATAATACCCGCCTTGATTACTGATGACGGCGGCGAGGAACTCGGCCGGATAATGGGCCCGCAGGTAGGCCGATTTGAAAGACACCTGGGCGTAGCTCGCGGAATGCGGTTTACAGAAACTGTACCCGGCGAAGCTCATCATCATGGCCCAGACGTGGTCCACCACCGGTCGCGAGATATGCCGGACCGCCGCGCCGGCGTAAAACTGCCGCTGATAATCTCGCAGTTGCCGTTCCTTGTGCTTCTTGCTGAGGACCTTGCGCAGTTGATCGCCGTCGTGCACGGAGAAGCCGCCCAAGGCCACCGCCACTTTCATCACATCTTCCTGATAGACCATGATTCCGTGTGTCTCGGCCAAGACCTCATCCAGTAAGGGATGCCATGAGCGGTAGGGGTGGCCGTGGGATCGACGGACAAACTCATCGGCATAGACATTGGCGGCGGGACGGATGATGGACGACACGGCCACCAGATACTCAAAGACATCCGCCAGAACCCGACGTGCCTGCGGCATGGTCGTCCACAGTTTTTTGAGCAGGAGTCTGGTTGCCGGAGACTCGACATAGAAACAGCCCATTGTATCCCCGCGGCGGATCACT from Nitrospira sp. encodes:
- a CDS encoding sigma 54-interacting transcriptional regulator, which translates into the protein MFARWMTICVVGLLATSMAWGLTMMLPQLFGSWEMATYDLRMRWQGAGKADPAIVVIGREKESEEAFGSGIWDRAVFAKVIAALGRAGARTIALDFHMPNASPPERGDGASDRALLVATSGAGMVLYPMAVPAPGTVPPTTLALSDVFTLMTPTFDAQVVQALPQAGRMEGPFLALASAAAGVGHIAAWPDEDGVYRRVPTFVAVGDRAVPALGVAMAANVLRVPPDHIELVPGDALRLRDAHWPDGRQRTVSAPVDAQGQLLIRHTKHYPDREHPDTDNTFPYFEFRQVSDAIEEGDEAGLREWFAGKLVILVHAWLGADKRWTPYEANVPGGFILADVANTILTQQGLRQIGTSAGWLLTLFLGLGAAAAVTLLPGWGGPVAAGVLGAGYTAVTFVVMGFGELVLPVLSPLVAVSIASLLALGWTRQHAALRVTHLEQEQLALHRALATKQTLLAQHESRAYQLEEDVVTAKADAAEGTYRQTSLERTIASLHQQLHGAKREADEARGTVTALEEKLVSAQAEVTQGADQQTSLERTIASLQQQLQGAQREADETRQAVTALEGRLASVKAEVTQGADQQTSLERTIASLQQQLQGAQREADETRQAVTALEGRLASVKAVEPGRGATGTAEQEDVRQECARFGILTRDPILLRCWKDLKKAADTSIPILILGEAGTGKELFAQAAHRLSARSARPFVPVNMAAVPPDLFESQLFGHVRGSFSGAVHDHEGYFLQAHNGTIFLDEIGDLRPDLQAKLLRVLQEGVVTRVGDRKSVAVDVRVVGATNRELLQGIAEGWFREDLYYRLHGIELRLPPLRDRQGDIETLAMKFIEQAAATNSRTKMVLSQGALNRLTSWPWKGNVRELKRCLENAVILADGSSILEEDLRLTGPATLAPGAVLVVPAAEASDGNGDPKKSDQVLLRVLRDHSFDLQATGATLGWDRSTVMQRLKGMCFQALVEAKGDQRNAASSLAGQPGLTRLVEVKLNEYSVHLKKVVATFPSEETAVAGCRKRFKNLPERYQDALATLVRLHMKSGG
- a CDS encoding transglutaminase domain-containing protein — protein: MGVRDRAYMHHRDSLATSRMSTRRVMAISLVLIGLVSWYRLTDTATDQARPNIQQAVPVPAISHSPARSPAHPYQRYLDAVVPESDTLRALAYTKVKGCPAGDRTCMLTELYRFVQHDIGYLDDPVAREHIQSPQATLQIGAGDCEDLSILLASLLDNVGIPNYLVFTNNHTYTLACDVDPSTMAPTLAERYAIQPPPVQRDETRSIPPHSLSVTRLDATTPTQVGIEFHTNGPLDWMVVPSQEDVEAIQQGRPYQTYPSCSRDGVTSFRATCVILVGAPLVAYNRHETPVELAIRLRYQIAPVAPTLPPIKTYALNDAQCVPLDPSIKGQAYPGQIMPSVVTAPYRTAVNRAGKVVALDSGPTGDDPAHFPLQPQSLTR
- a CDS encoding DUF72 domain-containing protein yields the protein MTPSPLIRFGTSTWTYEGWKGQIYTRTYTKTGFTRDCLGEYCQYRYNGEPLFRTVGNDATFYRPPTANQLTRYLTQIPEDFEMCAKVWEEITIPTYASHPRYGIKAGQRNPNFLNADAFLKLVLQPYRDAQFGPHTGPFLFEFQRHGLSIEEFCTGLDGFFARLPKNFRYAVEIRNAGLLGPQYHEVLSRHGVAHVYNHWSFMPSLAEQHQRMGTYTAPFSVYRLQTPLKMTHEAAKTRAEPYNRIVGELPEMRQDTVRLVRQATRENRTTYVLVNNRAEGNAPLTIQALVDSLLE